A single genomic interval of Malania oleifera isolate guangnan ecotype guangnan chromosome 13, ASM2987363v1, whole genome shotgun sequence harbors:
- the LOC131145594 gene encoding putative DNA glycosylase At3g47830, with amino-acid sequence MREMGKRKRQWLQSPPIKSPTESARTNDADATPKEPYPSHPRPSPEECRSVRDDLLALHGFPQEFVKYRKLRPNSGDNGLPGDTVKSGPLEVEKDGGSSPKETVLDGLVSTVLSQNTTDSNSQRAFASLKSAFPVWEDVLASESKCIENAIRCGGLAATKASCIKNILCSLLEKKGKLCLEYLRDMSVNEVKAELSCFKGIGPKTVACVLMFHLQLDDFPVDTHVFQIAKAIGWVPEVADRNKTYLHLNHRIPNELKFDLNCLLFTHGKLCRQCTAKGSTQQRKESHESSCPLLNYCKRISNSNELTIDGYSL; translated from the exons ATGCGGGAAATGGGTAAGAGAAAGCGGCAATGGCTCCAGTCGCCACCGATTAAATCTCCGACTGAATCTGCTAGAACCAACGACGCCGATGCGACTCCGAAAGAGCCATACCCATCTCACCCTCGACCTTCCCCAGAAGAATGCCGATCCGTACGGGACGACCTATTGGCCCTACATGGTTTCCCCCAGGAATTTGTTAAGTACCGCAAGCTCAGGCCTAACTCCGGCGATAATGGTCTTCCCGGCGACACTGTGAAATCAGGGCCGTTAGAGGTGGAGAAGGATGGTGGGTCTTCTCCCAAGGAGACTGTGCTGGATGGTCTGGTGAGCACTGTATTGTCGCAGAACACCACTGACTCCAACTCCCAAAGGGCTTTTGCATCTCTGAAATCGGCTTTTCCTGTCTGGGAAgat GTCCTTGCTTCTGAATCTAAATGCATTGAGAATGCCATAAGATGCGGAGGTTTAGCCGCAACAAAGGCCTCATGTATTAAGAACATTTTGTGTTCTTTGCTTGAGAAAAAAGGCAAATTATGTTTGGAGTACTTGCGGGATATGTCTGTTAATGAAGTCAAGGCTGAGCTCTCTTGTTTCAAAGGAATTGGGCCCAAAACG GTAGCTTGTGTTTTGATGTTCCATCTTCAGCTGGACGATTTCCCTGTGGACACACAT GTATTTCAGATAGCAAAAGCCATTGGTTGGGTACCAGAAGTGGCAGACAGGAATAAGACATACCTTCATCTGAACCATCGGATCCCAAATGAACTAAAATTTGATCTGAACTGTCTCCTGTTCACACACGGTAAGCTCTGCCGACAGTGTACAGCTAAAGGAAGCACCCAGCAAAGAAAGGAATCCCATGAAAGCTCCTGCCCATTACTGAATTACTGTAAACGAATTTCTAATTCAAATGAATTAACAATTGATGGGTATTCCCTCTGA